A portion of the Zootoca vivipara chromosome 6, rZooViv1.1, whole genome shotgun sequence genome contains these proteins:
- the STARD8 gene encoding stAR-related lipid transfer protein 8 isoform X1, with the protein MERPGAARGSRRRALSGGGGRTGGRSFSRLLRARRAGVGAGGGSRGKPEAEAAKACDWLRAAGFPQYAQLYEESLFPLDIASVKKDHSFLDQDSLKSLCRRLVTLNSCASMKLEVHFQRKQNDDSGDEDFCAISDRWAFQRDSRRWSRIGSDDFLSRSPEAASAMRKLPSQESILTDLSAELEASSLHSDPSTGECPALPDPSSARDSPTLTLSTPSLEDPSTTDQSQDMSGTSKGDARKRRTRSFLRRIESLRRKDKEKLDSAKAPKEEGADAESWWSSSKDPRSRVPPSSCGSKTLPSRGRRANGALGSAGERPKHGSIYLEDYEAGRGKGTPWDAGGLGHHDLFERDYLVHIPRDYKPGTFPKSLSIESLCPLESGCLPDWKSSGPASGLSPGGVGTGSRTGEAMECRPRRPSCGSTGSCTSLYDNVPEPSSVTDDLFGLDRDVIYENLDEILEHVWGLQRKVELWSEAIQLDPEGGSIGGGEETDSGGEPATPNFEERSVSDIGTSASDFDSTANSLNEAEDLGMRERRDSGVGASLTRPCRKLRWHSFQNSHRPSLNSASLEINRQSAAQLNLLQKCSLLRLTAIMEKYSVPHKQSWSWAVPKFMKRSKTPNYRDKSVFGVPPLVHVQRTGQPLPQSIQQAMRYIRSQCLDQVGIFRKSGVKSRIQALRHMNEASPDHVSYEGQSAYDVADLLKQYFRDLPEPVFTRKLMETFLQIYQFVPKDQRLPTVQAAIALMPDENREVLQTLLYFLSDVASAQENQMTAGNLAVCLAPSVFHLNVSRKESTSPRMIHKRATVGKPDHKDLNENMAATQGLSHMITECKKLFQIPQDVMLQLCNSYLAADTQPLSFSELMGRNLQGEGRDSRVELEVSIQSLLKESFDRFKGWLGMPGPLNTEISCKKVGDGHPLRLWKVSTEVEAPPQAVLQRVLRERCLWDEDLLQEKVMEALDHNTEVYHYVTDSMAPHPRRDFLVLRKWRSDLPRGGCLLVSLSLDHKTLPLEGGVRAVVLTSQYLMEPCGMGRSRVTHICRADLRGRSPDWYNKVFGRLCAMELARIRDSFPALDPSGPETKI; encoded by the exons AGGCTGAGGCTGCCAAGGCCTGTGACTGGCTGCGAGCGGCTGGCTTTCCTCAGTATGCCCAGCTCTACGAAG AATCCCTCTTCCCTCTCGACATTGCCTCTGTGAAGAAGGACCACAGCTTCTTGGACCAGGATTCCCTCAAATCCCTCTgcag GAGACTCGTGACACTGAACTCGTGTGCCTCGATGAAGCTGGAGGTCCACTTTCAGCGGAAACAG AATGATGACTCGGGAGACGAGGACTTCTGCGCCATCAGCGACCGGTGGGCTTTCCAGAGAGACAGCCGTAGGTGGTCCCGAATCGGCTCCGACGATTTCCTCTCCCGCAGCCCGGAGGCAGCCTCCGCCATGAGGAAGCTGCCCAGCCAGGAGAGCATCCTCACTGACCTGAGTGCGGAGCTGGAGGCCTCCTCTCTCCACAGCGACCCCAGCACAGGCGAGTGCCCTGCTCTCCCTGACCCATCCTCCGCTCGGGATTCTCCGACCTTGACCCTGTCCACCCCCAGCTTGGAGGACCCCTCTACCACTGACCAGTCCCAGGACATGAGCGGGACCAGCAAGGGGGACGCCAGGAAACGCCGGACTCGGAGCTTCCTCAGGAGGATCGAGTCCCTCAGGAGAAAGGACAAGGAGAAGCTGGACTCTGCCAAAGCCCCAAAAGAGGAGGGGGCAGATGCCGAGTCCTGGTGGAGCTCCTCGAAAGACCCAAGAAGCAGGGTGCCGCCCTCTTCCTGCGGCAGCAAAACGCTTCCCTCACGAGGCCGCCGGGCCAACGGGGCCTTGGGCTCAGCTGGGGAGCGACCCAAACATGGCAGCATTTACCTGGAGGACTACGAGGCAGGCCGGGGCAAGGGCACCCCCTGGGATGCTGGCGGATTGGGCCACCACGACCTGTTCGAAAGGGACTATTTGGTCCACATCCCCAGAGACTACAAGCCGGGCACTTTCCCCAAGTCTCTCTCCATCGAAAGCCTGTGCCCGCTCGAGAGCGGGTGTTTGCCAGACTGGAAATCTAGCGGCCCGGCTTCGGGCCTCTCGCCAGGCGGGGTTGGAACGGGCAGCAGGACAGGCGAGGCCATGGAGTGCAGGCCGAGGCGGCCCTCGTGTGGCTCCACAGGCAGCTGCACCAGCCTCTATGACAATGTGCCCGAGCCCAGCAGTGTCACGGACGACCTGTTTGGCCTGGACAGGGACGTCATCTACGAGAACCTAGATGAGATCCTGGAGCATGTTTGGGGGCTGCAGAGgaaggtggagctgtggtctgaGGCCATCCAGCTGGACCCGGAGGGTGGAAGCATTGGAGGCGGGGAGGAGACGGACTCTGGAGGGGAGCCCGCCACCCCAAACTTTGAGGAGCGCTCCGTGTCGGACATTGGCACATCGGCCAGCGACTTTGACAGCACGGCCAACTCCCTGAACGAGGCAGAGGACCTGGGAATGAGGGAGCGGAGAGACTCCGGGGTGGGCGCCTCCCTCACCAGGCCTTGCAG gaAGCTTCGCTGGCACAGCTTCCAGAACTCCCACCGACCCAGCCTGAACTCGGCTTCCTTGGAGATCAACCGCCAATCCGCCGCCCAGCTCAACCTCCTCCAAAAATGCTCCCTGCTTCGCCTCACAGCCATCATGGAGAAATACTCTGTCCCTCACAAGCAGAGCTGGTCATG GGCGGTCCCGAAGTTCATGAAGAGGAGCAAGACCCCCAACTACAGGGACAAGAGCGTCTTTGGGGTCCCACCACTCGTCCACGTCCAGAGGACTGGACAACCGCTGCCCCAGAGCATTCAGCAGGCAATGCGCTACATTCGCAGCCAGTGTCTGGACCAG GTCGGCATTTTCCGTAAGTCTGGGGTCAAGTCCCGGATCCAGGCCCTGAGGCACATGAACGAAGCTTCCCCGGACCATGTGAGCTACGAGGGCCAGTCAGCCTACGACGTGGCCGACCTGCTCAAGCAGTACTTCCGCGACCTTCCAGAGCCCGTCTTCACCAGGAAGCTGATGGAGACATTTCTGCAGATTTACCAGT tTGTGCCAAAGGACCAGCGTCTGCCAACAGTGCAGGCAGCCATTGCGCTGATGCCTGACGAGAACCGGGAGGTGCTGCAGACACTGCTCTACTTCCTGAGCGATGTGGCCTCCGCCCAGGAGAACCAGATGACGGCCGGGAACCTGGCGGTCTGCCTGGCCCCCTCTGTTTTCCACCTCAAcgtctccaggaaggagagcactTCTCCCAG GATGATTCACAAGCGAGCCACGGTGGGCAAACCCGACCACAAGGACCTGAATGAAAACATGGCCGCCACCCAAGGCCTCTCCCACATGATCACGGAGTGCAAGAAACTATTTCAG ATCCCCCAGGACGTGATGCTCCAGCTTTGCAACTCCTACTTGGCAGCGGACACCcagcctctctccttctctgagcTGATGGGCCGGAACCTGCAAGGGGAAGGGCGGGATTCCCGGGTTGAGTTGGAAGTCAGTATCCAAAGCCTACTCAAGGAGTCCTTCGATCGCTTCAAGGGGTGGCTTGGCATGCCTGGACCCCTCAACACGGAGATCTCCTGCAAGAAG GTGGGGGATGGGCACCCCCTGCGCCTGTGGAAGGTGTCCACGGAAGTGGAGGCGCCCCCTCAGGCGGTGCTTCAGCGGGTGCTCCGGGAACGGTGCCTGTGGGACGAAGACCTCCTGCAGGAGAAAGTGATGGAGGCCCTGGACCACAACACGGAGGTCTACCACTACGTGACGGACAGCATGGCGCCCCACCCACGGCGAGACTTCCTCGTCCTCCG tAAATGGCGCTCGGACCTGCCCCGAGGAGGCTGCCTCCTTGTGTCCTTATCCCTGGACCATAAGACGTTGCCCCTGGAAGGTGGGGTCAGGGCAGTGGTCCTGACCTCCCAGTACTTGATGGAGCCCTGTGGGATGGGGCGCTCCAGAGTGACCCATATCTGCCGCGCAGATCTCAG
- the STARD8 gene encoding stAR-related lipid transfer protein 8 isoform X2, with protein MPWLDFFWACFKRPKCFTSLDRRRDVEAEAAKACDWLRAAGFPQYAQLYEESLFPLDIASVKKDHSFLDQDSLKSLCRRLVTLNSCASMKLEVHFQRKQNDDSGDEDFCAISDRWAFQRDSRRWSRIGSDDFLSRSPEAASAMRKLPSQESILTDLSAELEASSLHSDPSTGECPALPDPSSARDSPTLTLSTPSLEDPSTTDQSQDMSGTSKGDARKRRTRSFLRRIESLRRKDKEKLDSAKAPKEEGADAESWWSSSKDPRSRVPPSSCGSKTLPSRGRRANGALGSAGERPKHGSIYLEDYEAGRGKGTPWDAGGLGHHDLFERDYLVHIPRDYKPGTFPKSLSIESLCPLESGCLPDWKSSGPASGLSPGGVGTGSRTGEAMECRPRRPSCGSTGSCTSLYDNVPEPSSVTDDLFGLDRDVIYENLDEILEHVWGLQRKVELWSEAIQLDPEGGSIGGGEETDSGGEPATPNFEERSVSDIGTSASDFDSTANSLNEAEDLGMRERRDSGVGASLTRPCRKLRWHSFQNSHRPSLNSASLEINRQSAAQLNLLQKCSLLRLTAIMEKYSVPHKQSWSWAVPKFMKRSKTPNYRDKSVFGVPPLVHVQRTGQPLPQSIQQAMRYIRSQCLDQVGIFRKSGVKSRIQALRHMNEASPDHVSYEGQSAYDVADLLKQYFRDLPEPVFTRKLMETFLQIYQFVPKDQRLPTVQAAIALMPDENREVLQTLLYFLSDVASAQENQMTAGNLAVCLAPSVFHLNVSRKESTSPRMIHKRATVGKPDHKDLNENMAATQGLSHMITECKKLFQIPQDVMLQLCNSYLAADTQPLSFSELMGRNLQGEGRDSRVELEVSIQSLLKESFDRFKGWLGMPGPLNTEISCKKVGDGHPLRLWKVSTEVEAPPQAVLQRVLRERCLWDEDLLQEKVMEALDHNTEVYHYVTDSMAPHPRRDFLVLRKWRSDLPRGGCLLVSLSLDHKTLPLEGGVRAVVLTSQYLMEPCGMGRSRVTHICRADLRGRSPDWYNKVFGRLCAMELARIRDSFPALDPSGPETKI; from the exons AGGCTGAGGCTGCCAAGGCCTGTGACTGGCTGCGAGCGGCTGGCTTTCCTCAGTATGCCCAGCTCTACGAAG AATCCCTCTTCCCTCTCGACATTGCCTCTGTGAAGAAGGACCACAGCTTCTTGGACCAGGATTCCCTCAAATCCCTCTgcag GAGACTCGTGACACTGAACTCGTGTGCCTCGATGAAGCTGGAGGTCCACTTTCAGCGGAAACAG AATGATGACTCGGGAGACGAGGACTTCTGCGCCATCAGCGACCGGTGGGCTTTCCAGAGAGACAGCCGTAGGTGGTCCCGAATCGGCTCCGACGATTTCCTCTCCCGCAGCCCGGAGGCAGCCTCCGCCATGAGGAAGCTGCCCAGCCAGGAGAGCATCCTCACTGACCTGAGTGCGGAGCTGGAGGCCTCCTCTCTCCACAGCGACCCCAGCACAGGCGAGTGCCCTGCTCTCCCTGACCCATCCTCCGCTCGGGATTCTCCGACCTTGACCCTGTCCACCCCCAGCTTGGAGGACCCCTCTACCACTGACCAGTCCCAGGACATGAGCGGGACCAGCAAGGGGGACGCCAGGAAACGCCGGACTCGGAGCTTCCTCAGGAGGATCGAGTCCCTCAGGAGAAAGGACAAGGAGAAGCTGGACTCTGCCAAAGCCCCAAAAGAGGAGGGGGCAGATGCCGAGTCCTGGTGGAGCTCCTCGAAAGACCCAAGAAGCAGGGTGCCGCCCTCTTCCTGCGGCAGCAAAACGCTTCCCTCACGAGGCCGCCGGGCCAACGGGGCCTTGGGCTCAGCTGGGGAGCGACCCAAACATGGCAGCATTTACCTGGAGGACTACGAGGCAGGCCGGGGCAAGGGCACCCCCTGGGATGCTGGCGGATTGGGCCACCACGACCTGTTCGAAAGGGACTATTTGGTCCACATCCCCAGAGACTACAAGCCGGGCACTTTCCCCAAGTCTCTCTCCATCGAAAGCCTGTGCCCGCTCGAGAGCGGGTGTTTGCCAGACTGGAAATCTAGCGGCCCGGCTTCGGGCCTCTCGCCAGGCGGGGTTGGAACGGGCAGCAGGACAGGCGAGGCCATGGAGTGCAGGCCGAGGCGGCCCTCGTGTGGCTCCACAGGCAGCTGCACCAGCCTCTATGACAATGTGCCCGAGCCCAGCAGTGTCACGGACGACCTGTTTGGCCTGGACAGGGACGTCATCTACGAGAACCTAGATGAGATCCTGGAGCATGTTTGGGGGCTGCAGAGgaaggtggagctgtggtctgaGGCCATCCAGCTGGACCCGGAGGGTGGAAGCATTGGAGGCGGGGAGGAGACGGACTCTGGAGGGGAGCCCGCCACCCCAAACTTTGAGGAGCGCTCCGTGTCGGACATTGGCACATCGGCCAGCGACTTTGACAGCACGGCCAACTCCCTGAACGAGGCAGAGGACCTGGGAATGAGGGAGCGGAGAGACTCCGGGGTGGGCGCCTCCCTCACCAGGCCTTGCAG gaAGCTTCGCTGGCACAGCTTCCAGAACTCCCACCGACCCAGCCTGAACTCGGCTTCCTTGGAGATCAACCGCCAATCCGCCGCCCAGCTCAACCTCCTCCAAAAATGCTCCCTGCTTCGCCTCACAGCCATCATGGAGAAATACTCTGTCCCTCACAAGCAGAGCTGGTCATG GGCGGTCCCGAAGTTCATGAAGAGGAGCAAGACCCCCAACTACAGGGACAAGAGCGTCTTTGGGGTCCCACCACTCGTCCACGTCCAGAGGACTGGACAACCGCTGCCCCAGAGCATTCAGCAGGCAATGCGCTACATTCGCAGCCAGTGTCTGGACCAG GTCGGCATTTTCCGTAAGTCTGGGGTCAAGTCCCGGATCCAGGCCCTGAGGCACATGAACGAAGCTTCCCCGGACCATGTGAGCTACGAGGGCCAGTCAGCCTACGACGTGGCCGACCTGCTCAAGCAGTACTTCCGCGACCTTCCAGAGCCCGTCTTCACCAGGAAGCTGATGGAGACATTTCTGCAGATTTACCAGT tTGTGCCAAAGGACCAGCGTCTGCCAACAGTGCAGGCAGCCATTGCGCTGATGCCTGACGAGAACCGGGAGGTGCTGCAGACACTGCTCTACTTCCTGAGCGATGTGGCCTCCGCCCAGGAGAACCAGATGACGGCCGGGAACCTGGCGGTCTGCCTGGCCCCCTCTGTTTTCCACCTCAAcgtctccaggaaggagagcactTCTCCCAG GATGATTCACAAGCGAGCCACGGTGGGCAAACCCGACCACAAGGACCTGAATGAAAACATGGCCGCCACCCAAGGCCTCTCCCACATGATCACGGAGTGCAAGAAACTATTTCAG ATCCCCCAGGACGTGATGCTCCAGCTTTGCAACTCCTACTTGGCAGCGGACACCcagcctctctccttctctgagcTGATGGGCCGGAACCTGCAAGGGGAAGGGCGGGATTCCCGGGTTGAGTTGGAAGTCAGTATCCAAAGCCTACTCAAGGAGTCCTTCGATCGCTTCAAGGGGTGGCTTGGCATGCCTGGACCCCTCAACACGGAGATCTCCTGCAAGAAG GTGGGGGATGGGCACCCCCTGCGCCTGTGGAAGGTGTCCACGGAAGTGGAGGCGCCCCCTCAGGCGGTGCTTCAGCGGGTGCTCCGGGAACGGTGCCTGTGGGACGAAGACCTCCTGCAGGAGAAAGTGATGGAGGCCCTGGACCACAACACGGAGGTCTACCACTACGTGACGGACAGCATGGCGCCCCACCCACGGCGAGACTTCCTCGTCCTCCG tAAATGGCGCTCGGACCTGCCCCGAGGAGGCTGCCTCCTTGTGTCCTTATCCCTGGACCATAAGACGTTGCCCCTGGAAGGTGGGGTCAGGGCAGTGGTCCTGACCTCCCAGTACTTGATGGAGCCCTGTGGGATGGGGCGCTCCAGAGTGACCCATATCTGCCGCGCAGATCTCAG
- the STARD8 gene encoding stAR-related lipid transfer protein 8 isoform X3, whose product MKLEVHFQRKQNDDSGDEDFCAISDRWAFQRDSRRWSRIGSDDFLSRSPEAASAMRKLPSQESILTDLSAELEASSLHSDPSTGECPALPDPSSARDSPTLTLSTPSLEDPSTTDQSQDMSGTSKGDARKRRTRSFLRRIESLRRKDKEKLDSAKAPKEEGADAESWWSSSKDPRSRVPPSSCGSKTLPSRGRRANGALGSAGERPKHGSIYLEDYEAGRGKGTPWDAGGLGHHDLFERDYLVHIPRDYKPGTFPKSLSIESLCPLESGCLPDWKSSGPASGLSPGGVGTGSRTGEAMECRPRRPSCGSTGSCTSLYDNVPEPSSVTDDLFGLDRDVIYENLDEILEHVWGLQRKVELWSEAIQLDPEGGSIGGGEETDSGGEPATPNFEERSVSDIGTSASDFDSTANSLNEAEDLGMRERRDSGVGASLTRPCRKLRWHSFQNSHRPSLNSASLEINRQSAAQLNLLQKCSLLRLTAIMEKYSVPHKQSWSWAVPKFMKRSKTPNYRDKSVFGVPPLVHVQRTGQPLPQSIQQAMRYIRSQCLDQVGIFRKSGVKSRIQALRHMNEASPDHVSYEGQSAYDVADLLKQYFRDLPEPVFTRKLMETFLQIYQFVPKDQRLPTVQAAIALMPDENREVLQTLLYFLSDVASAQENQMTAGNLAVCLAPSVFHLNVSRKESTSPRMIHKRATVGKPDHKDLNENMAATQGLSHMITECKKLFQIPQDVMLQLCNSYLAADTQPLSFSELMGRNLQGEGRDSRVELEVSIQSLLKESFDRFKGWLGMPGPLNTEISCKKVGDGHPLRLWKVSTEVEAPPQAVLQRVLRERCLWDEDLLQEKVMEALDHNTEVYHYVTDSMAPHPRRDFLVLRKWRSDLPRGGCLLVSLSLDHKTLPLEGGVRAVVLTSQYLMEPCGMGRSRVTHICRADLRGRSPDWYNKVFGRLCAMELARIRDSFPALDPSGPETKI is encoded by the exons ATGAAGCTGGAGGTCCACTTTCAGCGGAAACAG AATGATGACTCGGGAGACGAGGACTTCTGCGCCATCAGCGACCGGTGGGCTTTCCAGAGAGACAGCCGTAGGTGGTCCCGAATCGGCTCCGACGATTTCCTCTCCCGCAGCCCGGAGGCAGCCTCCGCCATGAGGAAGCTGCCCAGCCAGGAGAGCATCCTCACTGACCTGAGTGCGGAGCTGGAGGCCTCCTCTCTCCACAGCGACCCCAGCACAGGCGAGTGCCCTGCTCTCCCTGACCCATCCTCCGCTCGGGATTCTCCGACCTTGACCCTGTCCACCCCCAGCTTGGAGGACCCCTCTACCACTGACCAGTCCCAGGACATGAGCGGGACCAGCAAGGGGGACGCCAGGAAACGCCGGACTCGGAGCTTCCTCAGGAGGATCGAGTCCCTCAGGAGAAAGGACAAGGAGAAGCTGGACTCTGCCAAAGCCCCAAAAGAGGAGGGGGCAGATGCCGAGTCCTGGTGGAGCTCCTCGAAAGACCCAAGAAGCAGGGTGCCGCCCTCTTCCTGCGGCAGCAAAACGCTTCCCTCACGAGGCCGCCGGGCCAACGGGGCCTTGGGCTCAGCTGGGGAGCGACCCAAACATGGCAGCATTTACCTGGAGGACTACGAGGCAGGCCGGGGCAAGGGCACCCCCTGGGATGCTGGCGGATTGGGCCACCACGACCTGTTCGAAAGGGACTATTTGGTCCACATCCCCAGAGACTACAAGCCGGGCACTTTCCCCAAGTCTCTCTCCATCGAAAGCCTGTGCCCGCTCGAGAGCGGGTGTTTGCCAGACTGGAAATCTAGCGGCCCGGCTTCGGGCCTCTCGCCAGGCGGGGTTGGAACGGGCAGCAGGACAGGCGAGGCCATGGAGTGCAGGCCGAGGCGGCCCTCGTGTGGCTCCACAGGCAGCTGCACCAGCCTCTATGACAATGTGCCCGAGCCCAGCAGTGTCACGGACGACCTGTTTGGCCTGGACAGGGACGTCATCTACGAGAACCTAGATGAGATCCTGGAGCATGTTTGGGGGCTGCAGAGgaaggtggagctgtggtctgaGGCCATCCAGCTGGACCCGGAGGGTGGAAGCATTGGAGGCGGGGAGGAGACGGACTCTGGAGGGGAGCCCGCCACCCCAAACTTTGAGGAGCGCTCCGTGTCGGACATTGGCACATCGGCCAGCGACTTTGACAGCACGGCCAACTCCCTGAACGAGGCAGAGGACCTGGGAATGAGGGAGCGGAGAGACTCCGGGGTGGGCGCCTCCCTCACCAGGCCTTGCAG gaAGCTTCGCTGGCACAGCTTCCAGAACTCCCACCGACCCAGCCTGAACTCGGCTTCCTTGGAGATCAACCGCCAATCCGCCGCCCAGCTCAACCTCCTCCAAAAATGCTCCCTGCTTCGCCTCACAGCCATCATGGAGAAATACTCTGTCCCTCACAAGCAGAGCTGGTCATG GGCGGTCCCGAAGTTCATGAAGAGGAGCAAGACCCCCAACTACAGGGACAAGAGCGTCTTTGGGGTCCCACCACTCGTCCACGTCCAGAGGACTGGACAACCGCTGCCCCAGAGCATTCAGCAGGCAATGCGCTACATTCGCAGCCAGTGTCTGGACCAG GTCGGCATTTTCCGTAAGTCTGGGGTCAAGTCCCGGATCCAGGCCCTGAGGCACATGAACGAAGCTTCCCCGGACCATGTGAGCTACGAGGGCCAGTCAGCCTACGACGTGGCCGACCTGCTCAAGCAGTACTTCCGCGACCTTCCAGAGCCCGTCTTCACCAGGAAGCTGATGGAGACATTTCTGCAGATTTACCAGT tTGTGCCAAAGGACCAGCGTCTGCCAACAGTGCAGGCAGCCATTGCGCTGATGCCTGACGAGAACCGGGAGGTGCTGCAGACACTGCTCTACTTCCTGAGCGATGTGGCCTCCGCCCAGGAGAACCAGATGACGGCCGGGAACCTGGCGGTCTGCCTGGCCCCCTCTGTTTTCCACCTCAAcgtctccaggaaggagagcactTCTCCCAG GATGATTCACAAGCGAGCCACGGTGGGCAAACCCGACCACAAGGACCTGAATGAAAACATGGCCGCCACCCAAGGCCTCTCCCACATGATCACGGAGTGCAAGAAACTATTTCAG ATCCCCCAGGACGTGATGCTCCAGCTTTGCAACTCCTACTTGGCAGCGGACACCcagcctctctccttctctgagcTGATGGGCCGGAACCTGCAAGGGGAAGGGCGGGATTCCCGGGTTGAGTTGGAAGTCAGTATCCAAAGCCTACTCAAGGAGTCCTTCGATCGCTTCAAGGGGTGGCTTGGCATGCCTGGACCCCTCAACACGGAGATCTCCTGCAAGAAG GTGGGGGATGGGCACCCCCTGCGCCTGTGGAAGGTGTCCACGGAAGTGGAGGCGCCCCCTCAGGCGGTGCTTCAGCGGGTGCTCCGGGAACGGTGCCTGTGGGACGAAGACCTCCTGCAGGAGAAAGTGATGGAGGCCCTGGACCACAACACGGAGGTCTACCACTACGTGACGGACAGCATGGCGCCCCACCCACGGCGAGACTTCCTCGTCCTCCG tAAATGGCGCTCGGACCTGCCCCGAGGAGGCTGCCTCCTTGTGTCCTTATCCCTGGACCATAAGACGTTGCCCCTGGAAGGTGGGGTCAGGGCAGTGGTCCTGACCTCCCAGTACTTGATGGAGCCCTGTGGGATGGGGCGCTCCAGAGTGACCCATATCTGCCGCGCAGATCTCAG